GCTTATTTGGGCTCAAAATAAAAATCCTTTTTCAACGCTTGCGTGACCATATTCACCTCGTCCTGCCGGTCAGGGGGCATGGCAAGCCGGATATGGCCGGTTCCGGGCTCCAATGTTGTGACAACGGCTAAACCTTCATAGGCTTCAAAAATAAATCGGATAAATCCGATTTTTACCTTATCCACCATATATTCTTTTACAACAGATTGCATAATATTCTATAATTCATCCTTTATGAACCGCTTACTATACCACCAACAAAGTCCGTTGCTCAAGAGTTTTGCCGGAACAAAATTGTCAGCCCCATAAGGTTAACAGATTGACACGTCGCCATCCAAGAAGGTATAAATCCGGCATTCCATGGAAATCAAACTAAAATATACAACACCTGACAGAGAAGTTATTCAAAGACTTCAAAAGGCCCTAAACTGTCATCCTGTTATCGCAGGACTGCTGGCGGACAAAGGGATCACCTCCACCGATGAAGCAAATTTTTTTCTGAACCCTGATTATTCAAGGCTGAGCAACCCCTTTGAATTAAAAGACATGGACAAAGCCGTAGAACGAATCTATACGGCGGTAATTAATAAAGAAAAAATTCTTATTTTTGGTGATTTTGATGCGGACGGAGTAACGGCGACTGCCATGCTTTACCAATTTCTTGGCCTGGTAGAAGCGGATCTGTCCTGGTATGTGCCCCACAGAACAAAAGAAGGCTACAGCCTTCAATTGCCCCACATTGAAATGGCCGTATCCATGGATGTAGATCTGATCATCACTGTGGACTGCGGCATCGGTTCCCATGAAGCGGTTGAGGCGGCTACCACAGAAGACATTGACGTCATCATCACCGACCACCATGAACCGGACACAGCTGTCCCCAAAGCCTTAGCCGTTATTAATCCAAAGCAGGTCGACTGCGACGCCTGTCTTGAATACCTGGCAGGTGTCGGCGTTGCATTTTATCTAATTATGGGCCTGCGCAAAGTTTTCAGGGACAACGGGGTATGGGAAAAATATCCGGAACCCCAATTATCCGAATACCTGGACCTGTTCACCATCGGTACCATTGGAGACATGGTCCCTCTGGTTCAGGACAACCGGGTGCTTTGCGTGGCAGGAATGAAACGCATTCGCATGGGGCTTCGCCCGGCCATTGTTTCCATGGCACACACATCAAGGGTTGACATGGATAAGCTGGATTCCGACGACATTTCATTTAAAATTGTACCAAGGCTGAATGCCGCCGGCCGCATCTCCCATGCAAGAATCTGTGTTTCTCACCTGACCTGCCCTGCCCCGGCCCAAACCGAGACAACCGCAGTCCTTCTTGATGAACTGAATAGAAAACGCCAGCTCATTGAAAAAGAGATTGTTGAGGATATTGAGCGGCGCATTGCAGATGATCCGTCCATACTTGACAACCGACTTATTGTATTGTGGGACGCAAGATGGCAGGCATCCGTGCTCGGTATTGCCGCATCAAGGCTTGCCCGAAAGCATGGATGCCCGGTGGTGCTTCTGAACTCAAAGGATGACATTGCAAAAGGATCATGCCGGAGCATTAATCAAATAAATATACACGAAATATTCTCAGAAATCCGGAATCTGCTGGAAAGCTTTGGGGGACATGCCATGGCAGCAGGATTATCGGTCAAAAAAGAAAACCTTGACCGACTGAAACCTGCGCTCACAAAAGTTCTGAATTTGGTCTGCACGGAAAAAGACTTCCACCCTGTCCAAACAATTGATGCCGTCATTAAATTATCGGACATTACCCCGGAACTTGTCCGGCAGATAGATATGCTTCGCCCATTTGGCACAGGCAATCCTGAACCTGTCTTCCTTATAGAGAACGTATGGGTGGTGTCATCGATCATCATGGGCGGCTGCCATCGGAAAATGATCCTGAAGGATCAAAGCGGGGAACACCAGATGGAGGCATTGCACTTCAACCTATCCGACACAACGTGCCTGCCCGAATTTTTCCCAAAACTTATGGTTAAGCTCAAAGCGGACAGATTTAAGCTAAATCATGTTCAGGGTGTTGTTCAGGATTTGTGATTAAATCACCATTCACTTGTACATAACGTATACAAAGAAAAAAGGGAGTTGAATAGGAACAATGGATGTTATTTTCCATACCTGGTACGGCGGTTTAGTTTTGATGGTCGT
This window of the uncultured Desulfobacter sp. genome carries:
- a CDS encoding DUF4911 domain-containing protein; protein product: MQSVVKEYMVDKVKIGFIRFIFEAYEGLAVVTTLEPGTGHIRLAMPPDRQDEVNMVTQALKKDFYFEPK
- the recJ gene encoding single-stranded-DNA-specific exonuclease RecJ, coding for MEIKLKYTTPDREVIQRLQKALNCHPVIAGLLADKGITSTDEANFFLNPDYSRLSNPFELKDMDKAVERIYTAVINKEKILIFGDFDADGVTATAMLYQFLGLVEADLSWYVPHRTKEGYSLQLPHIEMAVSMDVDLIITVDCGIGSHEAVEAATTEDIDVIITDHHEPDTAVPKALAVINPKQVDCDACLEYLAGVGVAFYLIMGLRKVFRDNGVWEKYPEPQLSEYLDLFTIGTIGDMVPLVQDNRVLCVAGMKRIRMGLRPAIVSMAHTSRVDMDKLDSDDISFKIVPRLNAAGRISHARICVSHLTCPAPAQTETTAVLLDELNRKRQLIEKEIVEDIERRIADDPSILDNRLIVLWDARWQASVLGIAASRLARKHGCPVVLLNSKDDIAKGSCRSINQINIHEIFSEIRNLLESFGGHAMAAGLSVKKENLDRLKPALTKVLNLVCTEKDFHPVQTIDAVIKLSDITPELVRQIDMLRPFGTGNPEPVFLIENVWVVSSIIMGGCHRKMILKDQSGEHQMEALHFNLSDTTCLPEFFPKLMVKLKADRFKLNHVQGVVQDL